The Teredinibacter sp. KSP-S5-2 genomic interval CCCAAAACACCCCATTTCACCCGGATCCCCGTTTACGGTAAAGACATCGATGATATCCAGGGGAAGATTATTCGGGCCGACCTGTATCAAGCCGAACGCTCAGGTCATGGCGACGCATCGATCATGGACTATATCCAGCCACTTGATCGTGTATCGGAAAAGCTCCCTGTTCAACACTTGCTCGATATGTTGATCAAAAATAAAGCGCATATCTGTCTGGTTGAAGACGAATTCGGCCAAACTTCGGGCGTAGTTACACTGGAGGACGCTATTGAAACCATGCTGGGTAGAGAGATAGTCGATGAAAGTGACACCGTAGAGGATATGCAGGTTCTGGCTCGAACCCGCTATAGGCAGCGCCTTAGAGAAGAGAAAACTAAAGCCGAAGAGAATAAGCGCAATAAATAATCATTGTCTTTTTCAGCTAAAACTTAAAGGATACTTCACCATAAAATTTTGCCTCTGGAGTCTGATTCTGCAGTTTCTTCACATCGTCCTGCATCACTTTAGAGGCAAGAAAATTGGCTCCAAATCGTTTGTGGTTCAATTTTAGCCCAATCCCGATATTACTTATTTTTCCTTCTATCATCTCATCACCATTATTGACCGGGTGAATTTGTCCATATGCACCATCCACGAACATGTATGGCTGAACCACATGACTTATCTTTTCTCCCAACACACTGAAACCGCCAAATTCGGGAAAACCAAAAACCCAATCTACACCCAGGAAGATAGCATCATCTGCTTGCAAACCGTTCACCTCAAACCCTCTAGCCCGATTAGGCCCGGTCAGGCTCATCTGATTTATATTGGTTAAAGCGGTTCCGGCATATTGTCCTGAGCTTTTCACTAACAACCTTGTTTCCTTTTGGGTAAAAGGAAACCTCATAAACGCAAGCATAGTAAAATCATAGGTTACGAATTCGGCAGTATCTTCCCGGAAGCCATATAAACCACCAAGTTCCGTAGATTCACTATGGTGTATTGCCACATTTCCGACATACAGTTGTCGCCGAGCTTCATTGAGTAAATCAAAATTATAAATTAGAGAGGTTTTTTTAACTTTTTCATTGGTTTCACTAGCAACTGTATTGAGTTCAGTATCTATTTCTGAATATTTTAGCTGCAGGAAATAATTTTTAACCCTCAATCTTTTCAATTGATAACCCAGGCTTATGTCTTTTACTTCAGATTCACCAGTAAAAATTGGTTCGCCTTCTTTTCGAACATCCCGGGAAACAAAGTCGTTATTCGAATAACCGACACTGGTTCTGAGTCTGGGCAACCCCCAAAATGAGTTGTAGCGAAAAGCACCATAATCACTTTTCTCAGGCTCATAGGTTTTCAGCAATGCCAAATATATTTCATCCCCCCAGCCTAAGGGGTTATAAAAATAGGTATCCAGATATAACCGGTTCTTGCTAGTGCTCTCTGAACCGTGATTATCAAACCTTACATTACCAGCGAACCACTCTTCCTCTT includes:
- a CDS encoding ShlB/FhaC/HecB family hemolysin secretion/activation protein; translation: MKKMRMSCVSDGITMKNKNMCSTIVKTALRCIFAAICGISFICHAQGFLTMPDTTEVPEYERESMLLDMDIPPVRERNPDPTEGPRLNIKEFRIQGVVEFPELGITREALIKRVESIRFDLMKESELGKWGYTEKEISEIADLLAQIESETKDSHVEPVDVQRLIFLVRDQRRSRGVTLGMVENVADVITRFYREKGFILAKAFIPEQKVRDGVVTLTLLLGELGQVEVVNKKRVSEKLIVRAFAPHINQPVTNQRLEEALYLVNDIPGVSAHSLLSPGDQVGDTKLRLTAKEEEWFAGNVRFDNHGSESTSKNRLYLDTYFYNPLGWGDEIYLALLKTYEPEKSDYGAFRYNSFWGLPRLRTSVGYSNNDFVSRDVRKEGEPIFTGESEVKDISLGYQLKRLRVKNYFLQLKYSEIDTELNTVASETNEKVKKTSLIYNFDLLNEARRQLYVGNVAIHHSESTELGGLYGFREDTAEFVTYDFTMLAFMRFPFTQKETRLLVKSSGQYAGTALTNINQMSLTGPNRARGFEVNGLQADDAIFLGVDWVFGFPEFGGFSVLGEKISHVVQPYMFVDGAYGQIHPVNNGDEMIEGKISNIGIGLKLNHKRFGANFLASKVMQDDVKKLQNQTPEAKFYGEVSFKF